A window from Drosophila subobscura isolate 14011-0131.10 chromosome O, UCBerk_Dsub_1.0, whole genome shotgun sequence encodes these proteins:
- the LOC117899617 gene encoding guanylate cyclase soluble subunit beta-1 isoform X1, whose protein sequence is MYGFVNYALELLVLKHFGEELWEKIKKKAMVSMEGQFLVRQIYDDEITYNLIGAAVEILNIPADDILELFGKTFFEFCQDSGYDKILQVLGATPRDFLQNLDALHDHLGTLYPGMRAPSFRCTEKDGELLLHYYSERPGLEHIVIGIVKAVASKLHGVEVEIDIVKRKGEPIDEAEKLRALAREQQQLETDTATAAAVALAPSADAERNNNHNPSSNNGLANNSNGCSANVNINNNNDGQENASETEPSIAPPGGPMPQDSFDCDGDKEQKCLRLLKNKSDDIERYDHVQFLIREINVAAKSQVDAKKDEVPDDMEFLCEAPLISPATFCKVFPFHLMFDRQMKIVQAGKAVSRVIPRVAEENCSLIEVVEAIRPHLQLNFENILSHINTIYVLQTRQGAMSSRHEQRFLRLKGQMMYIPETDRILFQCYPSVMNLDDLTKKGLYISDVPLHDAARDLVLLSEKFEAEYKLTKNLEMLTDKLQQTFRDLESEKQKTDRLLYSVLPKSVANELRHQRPVPPKRYDSVTLMFSGIVGFGQYCAANTDPDGAMKIVKMLNELYTVFDALTDSKRNLNVYKVETVGDKYMAVSGLPDPCEDHAKCMARVALDMMDMAKNVKMGSNPVQITIGIHSGEVVTGVIGNRVPRYCLFGNTVNLTSRTETTGVPGRINVSEHTYRLLCQTINQDDSFHLEYRGPVIMKGKPTPMDCWFLTRATSSLGASGSGATAGGNGSLDSPLLQPTTPTGPPGAPGASSQRLGAHASVSRTSSAGPGGAASASPLDT, encoded by the exons AAAAAAGGCCATGGTCAGCATGGAGGGACAGTTTCTGGTGCGACAAATTTATGACGATGAAATAACATACAATCTAATTGGAGCAGCTGTCGAGATACTCA ATATACCCGCTGATGATATTCTGGAGCTGTTTGGCAAGACCTTCTTTGAGTTCTGTCAGGATTCGGGCTACGACAAAATCCTGCAAGTGCTTGGAGCCACACCGCGTGATTTCCTGCAG AATCTGGATGCCTTGCACGACCATCTCGGCACCCTGTACCCCGGCATGCGGGCTCCCTCCTTTCGATGCACCGAGAAGGAcggcgagctgctgctgcactacTACTCGGAGAGGCCTGGCCTGGAGCACATCGTCATCGGCATAGTTAAG GCCGTTGCATCGAAGCTCCATGGCGTCGAGGTGGAAATCGACATTGTAAAGCGCAAAGGAGAGCCCATCGACGAGGCCGAGAAGCTGCGTGCCCTTGCCCGCGAACAGCAGCAATTGGAGACGGACACGGCGACAGCCGCAGCGGTGGCCCTCGCTCCTTCTGCGGATGCTGAGCGAAACAATAATCACAATCCCAGCAGCAATAATGGCctggccaacaacagcaacggttGCAGTGCCAACGttaacatcaacaacaacaacgatggCCAAGAGAATGCCAGCGAGACAG AACCCTCCATCGCACCACCCGGCGGTCCCATGCCACAAGACAGCTTCGATTGCGACGGCGACAAGGAGCAGAAGTGCCTGCGACTACTGAAGAACAAGAGCGATGACATCGAGCGCTACGACCATGTGCAATTCCTCATAAGGGAGATCAATGTGGCGGCCAAGTCGCAAGTGGATGCCAAGAAGGATGAGGTGCCCGATGACATGGAGTTTCTCTGCGAAG CGCCCCTCATATCGCCCGCCACATTCTGCAAGGTGTTCCCCTTCCATCTGATGTTCGATAGACAAATGAAAATCGTTCAAGCGGGCAAGGCTGTCTCCCGTGTAATACCCAG AGTGGCCGAGGAGAACTGCTCCCTGATAGAGGTGGTGGAGGCCATCCGGCCGCATCTGCAGCTCAACTTTGAGAACATTCTCTCCCACATAAACACCATCTATGTGCTGCAGACACGACAGGGGGCCATGAGCAGCCGGCACGAGCAGCGTTTTCTGAGACTGAAG GGACAAATGATGTACATACCGGAAACGGATCGCATATTGTTTCAATGCTATCCGAGTGTCATGAATCTGGACGATCTAACCAA AAAGGGGCTATACATCTCGGATGTGCCGCTGCACGACGCGGCTAGGGATCTGGTGCTGCTCTCCGAGAAGTTCGAGGCGGAGTACAAGCTGACAAAGAACCTGGAAATGCTCACGGATAAGCTGCAGCAGACGTTCCGCGATCTGGAGAGTGAGAAGCAGAAGACCGACAG GCTGCTCTACTCGGTGCTGCCCAAGTCGGTGGCAAATGAGTTACGACACCAGCGTCCAGTTCCGCCCAAACG CTACGACTCCGTGACGCTGATGTTCTCGGGCATTGTGGGCTTTGGCCAATACTGTGCGGCCAACACGGATCCCGACGGGGCCATGAAAATCGTAAAAATGCTTAACGAGCTCTACACGGTTTTCGATGCCCTCACCGACTCCAAGCGTAACCTGAATGTGTATAAG GTGGAAACTGTTGGCGATAAATACATGGCAGTGTCCGGGCTTCCGGACCCCTGTGAGGATCATGCCAAGTGCATGGCACGAGTGGCCCTGGATATGATGGACATGGCTAAGAATGTGAAGATGGGCTCAAATCCAGTG CAAATTACCATCGGCATCCACTCGGGCGAAGTCGTGACAGGTGTGATTGGCAATCGAGTGCCGCGTTACTGTCTCTTCGGCAACACCGTGAACCTCACCAGCCGCACGGAGACCACAGGCGTGCCCGGCCGCATCAACGTCAGCGAGCACACCTACAG aCTGCTGTGCCAGACGATCAACCAGGAtgattcatttcatttggagTACCGTGGCCCGGTTATTATGAAGGGCAAGCCCACGCCCATGGACTGCTGGTTCCTGACGCGTGCCACCAGCAGTCTGGGAGCGAGTGGTAGCGGCGCCACAGCCGGCGGCAATGGCAGCCTGGATTCGCCGCTCCTCCAGCCCACCACGCCGACGGGTCCGCCGGGTGCGCCGGGTGCAAGCAGTCAAAGATTGGGCGCCCATGCCAGTGTCTCACGTACCTCGTCGGCCGGGCCCGGTGGGGCAGCCAGTGCGTCGCCGTTGGACACATAG
- the LOC117899618 gene encoding uncharacterized protein LOC117899618 isoform X3 — MDYIFECFFEDTFDQITRNGLQDRQSRRNVLDHLSSIIKGCSEGQNTQTDEVAGIAVVAAMRYHRLAKDDNGGRVCLMGKYHNILYIALRTCWDWGVRDSEVVVQLLVAIYECEKTFERIFLGALFGPHAPHFIAGWRSDFQDQHENVRAVVYFLKHATREKLTLPVWIPRFEEERQLRFIDVPIESCGRSSPLRIALQANAPELLLILLRYGASPHPPDGGTSVILALLDKLIENGRNYSYELVLCLKILLRNVAMIEMPFKPLLYASRREMFFERYGRLLIDKIIGKEQVYGVPSLRHLCRCCIRDVLREQNQLPNGIDTLRLPMRLQRYIDLTEELEGVEGQPEPPEQPKPKPGSRLASGTQRMDTISSITESEDESENRVQLLEAVTDAEKAAAAAFVATSDGAVTAEAKQAAVAAYVAACRPEADPDFPPMPQQDDDGGPAPELS, encoded by the exons ATGGACTACATCTTTGAGTGCTTCTTCGAGGACACATTCGATCAGATTACACGCAATGGGCTGCAGGATCGCCAGTCGCGCCGGAATGTGCTCGACCATCTCAGTTCAATTATTAAAGGCTGCAGCGAGGGCCAGAACACGCAGACAGATGAGGTGGCCGGCATAGCCGTAGTGGCGGCCATGCGATATCATCGACTGGCCAAGGACGATAATGGGGGTCGG GTATGCCTCATGGGCAAGTATCACAACATCCTGTACATCGCCCTGCGCACCTGCTGGGACTGGGGAGTGCGCGACTCCGAGGTGGTCGTCCAACTCTTGG TGGCCATTTATGAGTGTGAGAAGACTTTTGAGCGGATATTCCTGGGCGCTTTGTTTGGGCCACATGCCCCACACTTTATCGCTGGTTGGCGCAGCGACTTTCAGGATCAG CATGAAAATGTCCGGGCCGTGGTTTACTTTCTGAAGCATGCCACACGCGAGAAGCTCACGTTGCCCGTCTGGATACCGCGTTTCGAGGAGGAGCGACAGCTCAG ATTCATTGATGTGCCCATTGAGTCCTGTGGAAGGTCCTCTCCGCTGCGCATCGCCCTGCAGGCAAATGCTCCCGAACTGCTGCTCATTCTCCTGAG ATACGGCGCCTCACCGCATCCCCCGGATGGAGGTACCTCGGTAATTCTGGCGCTGCTCGACAAACTAATTGAGAATGGCCGCAATTACAGCTACGAACTGGTGCTGTGCCTTAAGATACTGTTGCGAAACGTGGCCATGATTGAGATGCCCTTTAAG CCGCTGCTGTATGCCTCACGCAGGGAGATGTTCTTCGAGCGCTACGGCAGACTGTTAATCGACAAAATCATTGGCAAGGAGCAGGTGTATGGTGTTCCCTCACTGCGTCATCTATGTCG ATGCTGCATTCGCGATGTCCTCCGAGAGCAGAATCAACTGCCCAACGGCATCGACACTTTGAGGCTGCCTATGCGATTGCAGCGCTACATTGACCTCACGGAAGAGCTGGAGGGAGTCGAGgggcagccagagccaccagagcagccaaagccaaagccgggTAGTCGACTGGCAAGTGGCACGCAGCGGATGgacaccatcagcagcattaCCGAGAGCGAGGACGAAAGCGAGAACCGtgtccagctgctggaggcaGTCACGGATGCGGAAAAGGCCGCGGCAGCCGCGTTTGTGGCAACCAGCGATGGGGCGGTAACTGCCGAGGCCAAGcaggcagctgtggcagcctATGTGGCAGCCTGCAGACCCGAAGCCGATCCCGATTTCCCACCTATGCCCCAACAGGACGATGACGGGGGCCCTGCCCCAGAGCTTAGCTAG
- the LOC117899617 gene encoding guanylate cyclase soluble subunit beta-1 isoform X2, whose protein sequence is MVSMEGQFLVRQIYDDEITYNLIGAAVEILNIPADDILELFGKTFFEFCQDSGYDKILQVLGATPRDFLQNLDALHDHLGTLYPGMRAPSFRCTEKDGELLLHYYSERPGLEHIVIGIVKAVASKLHGVEVEIDIVKRKGEPIDEAEKLRALAREQQQLETDTATAAAVALAPSADAERNNNHNPSSNNGLANNSNGCSANVNINNNNDGQENASETEPSIAPPGGPMPQDSFDCDGDKEQKCLRLLKNKSDDIERYDHVQFLIREINVAAKSQVDAKKDEVPDDMEFLCEAPLISPATFCKVFPFHLMFDRQMKIVQAGKAVSRVIPRVAEENCSLIEVVEAIRPHLQLNFENILSHINTIYVLQTRQGAMSSRHEQRFLRLKGQMMYIPETDRILFQCYPSVMNLDDLTKKGLYISDVPLHDAARDLVLLSEKFEAEYKLTKNLEMLTDKLQQTFRDLESEKQKTDRLLYSVLPKSVANELRHQRPVPPKRYDSVTLMFSGIVGFGQYCAANTDPDGAMKIVKMLNELYTVFDALTDSKRNLNVYKVETVGDKYMAVSGLPDPCEDHAKCMARVALDMMDMAKNVKMGSNPVQITIGIHSGEVVTGVIGNRVPRYCLFGNTVNLTSRTETTGVPGRINVSEHTYRLLCQTINQDDSFHLEYRGPVIMKGKPTPMDCWFLTRATSSLGASGSGATAGGNGSLDSPLLQPTTPTGPPGAPGASSQRLGAHASVSRTSSAGPGGAASASPLDT, encoded by the exons ATGGTCAGCATGGAGGGACAGTTTCTGGTGCGACAAATTTATGACGATGAAATAACATACAATCTAATTGGAGCAGCTGTCGAGATACTCA ATATACCCGCTGATGATATTCTGGAGCTGTTTGGCAAGACCTTCTTTGAGTTCTGTCAGGATTCGGGCTACGACAAAATCCTGCAAGTGCTTGGAGCCACACCGCGTGATTTCCTGCAG AATCTGGATGCCTTGCACGACCATCTCGGCACCCTGTACCCCGGCATGCGGGCTCCCTCCTTTCGATGCACCGAGAAGGAcggcgagctgctgctgcactacTACTCGGAGAGGCCTGGCCTGGAGCACATCGTCATCGGCATAGTTAAG GCCGTTGCATCGAAGCTCCATGGCGTCGAGGTGGAAATCGACATTGTAAAGCGCAAAGGAGAGCCCATCGACGAGGCCGAGAAGCTGCGTGCCCTTGCCCGCGAACAGCAGCAATTGGAGACGGACACGGCGACAGCCGCAGCGGTGGCCCTCGCTCCTTCTGCGGATGCTGAGCGAAACAATAATCACAATCCCAGCAGCAATAATGGCctggccaacaacagcaacggttGCAGTGCCAACGttaacatcaacaacaacaacgatggCCAAGAGAATGCCAGCGAGACAG AACCCTCCATCGCACCACCCGGCGGTCCCATGCCACAAGACAGCTTCGATTGCGACGGCGACAAGGAGCAGAAGTGCCTGCGACTACTGAAGAACAAGAGCGATGACATCGAGCGCTACGACCATGTGCAATTCCTCATAAGGGAGATCAATGTGGCGGCCAAGTCGCAAGTGGATGCCAAGAAGGATGAGGTGCCCGATGACATGGAGTTTCTCTGCGAAG CGCCCCTCATATCGCCCGCCACATTCTGCAAGGTGTTCCCCTTCCATCTGATGTTCGATAGACAAATGAAAATCGTTCAAGCGGGCAAGGCTGTCTCCCGTGTAATACCCAG AGTGGCCGAGGAGAACTGCTCCCTGATAGAGGTGGTGGAGGCCATCCGGCCGCATCTGCAGCTCAACTTTGAGAACATTCTCTCCCACATAAACACCATCTATGTGCTGCAGACACGACAGGGGGCCATGAGCAGCCGGCACGAGCAGCGTTTTCTGAGACTGAAG GGACAAATGATGTACATACCGGAAACGGATCGCATATTGTTTCAATGCTATCCGAGTGTCATGAATCTGGACGATCTAACCAA AAAGGGGCTATACATCTCGGATGTGCCGCTGCACGACGCGGCTAGGGATCTGGTGCTGCTCTCCGAGAAGTTCGAGGCGGAGTACAAGCTGACAAAGAACCTGGAAATGCTCACGGATAAGCTGCAGCAGACGTTCCGCGATCTGGAGAGTGAGAAGCAGAAGACCGACAG GCTGCTCTACTCGGTGCTGCCCAAGTCGGTGGCAAATGAGTTACGACACCAGCGTCCAGTTCCGCCCAAACG CTACGACTCCGTGACGCTGATGTTCTCGGGCATTGTGGGCTTTGGCCAATACTGTGCGGCCAACACGGATCCCGACGGGGCCATGAAAATCGTAAAAATGCTTAACGAGCTCTACACGGTTTTCGATGCCCTCACCGACTCCAAGCGTAACCTGAATGTGTATAAG GTGGAAACTGTTGGCGATAAATACATGGCAGTGTCCGGGCTTCCGGACCCCTGTGAGGATCATGCCAAGTGCATGGCACGAGTGGCCCTGGATATGATGGACATGGCTAAGAATGTGAAGATGGGCTCAAATCCAGTG CAAATTACCATCGGCATCCACTCGGGCGAAGTCGTGACAGGTGTGATTGGCAATCGAGTGCCGCGTTACTGTCTCTTCGGCAACACCGTGAACCTCACCAGCCGCACGGAGACCACAGGCGTGCCCGGCCGCATCAACGTCAGCGAGCACACCTACAG aCTGCTGTGCCAGACGATCAACCAGGAtgattcatttcatttggagTACCGTGGCCCGGTTATTATGAAGGGCAAGCCCACGCCCATGGACTGCTGGTTCCTGACGCGTGCCACCAGCAGTCTGGGAGCGAGTGGTAGCGGCGCCACAGCCGGCGGCAATGGCAGCCTGGATTCGCCGCTCCTCCAGCCCACCACGCCGACGGGTCCGCCGGGTGCGCCGGGTGCAAGCAGTCAAAGATTGGGCGCCCATGCCAGTGTCTCACGTACCTCGTCGGCCGGGCCCGGTGGGGCAGCCAGTGCGTCGCCGTTGGACACATAG
- the LOC117899618 gene encoding uncharacterized protein LOC117899618 isoform X2, with translation MFLQLLDAFQRLVSQLKRKFVWIRHWFPLPQRFYGFRRSFLIDPARTRARERASYQCNPRATRRQLVMDYIFECFFEDTFDQITRNGLQDRQSRRNVLDHLSSIIKGCSEGQNTQTDEVAGIAVVAAMRYHRLAKDDNGGRVCLMGKYHNILYIALRTCWDWGVRDSEVVVQLLVAIYECEKTFERIFLGALFGPHAPHFIAGWRSDFQDQHENVRAVVYFLKHATREKLTLPVWIPRFEEERQLRFIDVPIESCGRSSPLRIALQANAPELLLILLRYGASPHPPDGGTSVILALLDKLIENGRNYSYELVLCLKILLRNVAMIEMPFKPLLYASRREMFFERYGRLLIDKIIGKEQVYGVPSLRHLCRCCIRDVLREQNQLPNGIDTLRLPMRLQRYIDLTEELEGVEGQPEPPEQPKPKPGSRLASGTQRMDTISSITESEDESENRVQLLEAVTDAEKAAAAAFVATSDGAVTAEAKQAAVAAYVAACRPEADPDFPPMPQQDDDGGPAPELS, from the exons ATGTTTTTGCAGTTGCTCGATGCATTTCAGCGGCTTGTAAGTCAATTAAAACGTAAATTTGTGTGGATTCGCCACTGGTTTCCATTGCCGCAACGCTTCTACGGCTTCCGGCGGTCATTTCTCATAGACCCGGCACGGACAAGGGCACGCGAACGGGCCAGCTACCAGTGCAATCCGAGGGCTACGCGTCGCCAACTGGTTATGGACTACATCTTTGAGTGCTTCTTCGAGGACACATTCGATCAGATTACACGCAATGGGCTGCAGGATCGCCAGTCGCGCCGGAATGTGCTCGACCATCTCAGTTCAATTATTAAAGGCTGCAGCGAGGGCCAGAACACGCAGACAGATGAGGTGGCCGGCATAGCCGTAGTGGCGGCCATGCGATATCATCGACTGGCCAAGGACGATAATGGGGGTCGG GTATGCCTCATGGGCAAGTATCACAACATCCTGTACATCGCCCTGCGCACCTGCTGGGACTGGGGAGTGCGCGACTCCGAGGTGGTCGTCCAACTCTTGG TGGCCATTTATGAGTGTGAGAAGACTTTTGAGCGGATATTCCTGGGCGCTTTGTTTGGGCCACATGCCCCACACTTTATCGCTGGTTGGCGCAGCGACTTTCAGGATCAG CATGAAAATGTCCGGGCCGTGGTTTACTTTCTGAAGCATGCCACACGCGAGAAGCTCACGTTGCCCGTCTGGATACCGCGTTTCGAGGAGGAGCGACAGCTCAG ATTCATTGATGTGCCCATTGAGTCCTGTGGAAGGTCCTCTCCGCTGCGCATCGCCCTGCAGGCAAATGCTCCCGAACTGCTGCTCATTCTCCTGAG ATACGGCGCCTCACCGCATCCCCCGGATGGAGGTACCTCGGTAATTCTGGCGCTGCTCGACAAACTAATTGAGAATGGCCGCAATTACAGCTACGAACTGGTGCTGTGCCTTAAGATACTGTTGCGAAACGTGGCCATGATTGAGATGCCCTTTAAG CCGCTGCTGTATGCCTCACGCAGGGAGATGTTCTTCGAGCGCTACGGCAGACTGTTAATCGACAAAATCATTGGCAAGGAGCAGGTGTATGGTGTTCCCTCACTGCGTCATCTATGTCG ATGCTGCATTCGCGATGTCCTCCGAGAGCAGAATCAACTGCCCAACGGCATCGACACTTTGAGGCTGCCTATGCGATTGCAGCGCTACATTGACCTCACGGAAGAGCTGGAGGGAGTCGAGgggcagccagagccaccagagcagccaaagccaaagccgggTAGTCGACTGGCAAGTGGCACGCAGCGGATGgacaccatcagcagcattaCCGAGAGCGAGGACGAAAGCGAGAACCGtgtccagctgctggaggcaGTCACGGATGCGGAAAAGGCCGCGGCAGCCGCGTTTGTGGCAACCAGCGATGGGGCGGTAACTGCCGAGGCCAAGcaggcagctgtggcagcctATGTGGCAGCCTGCAGACCCGAAGCCGATCCCGATTTCCCACCTATGCCCCAACAGGACGATGACGGGGGCCCTGCCCCAGAGCTTAGCTAG
- the LOC117899618 gene encoding uncharacterized protein LOC117899618 isoform X1 → MDYIFECFFEDTFDQITRNGLQDRQSRRNVLDHLSSIIKGCSEGQNTQTDEVAGIAVVAAMRYHRLAKDDNGGRVCLMGKYHNILYIALRTCWDWGVRDSEVVVQLLVAIYECEKTFERIFLGALFGPHAPHFIAGWRSDFQDQHENVRAVVYFLKHATREKLTLPVWIPRFEEERQLRYGASPHPPDGGTSVILALLDKLIENGRNYSYELVLCLKILLRNVAMIEMPFKPLLYASRREMFFERYGRLLIDKIIGKEQVYGVPSLRHLCRCCIRDVLREQNQLPNGIDTLRLPMRLQRYIDLTEELEGVEGQPEPPEQPKPKPGSRLASGTQRMDTISSITESEDESENRVQLLEAVTDAEKAAAAAFVATSDGAVTAEAKQAAVAAYVAACRPEADPDFPPMPQQDDDGGPAPELS, encoded by the exons ATGGACTACATCTTTGAGTGCTTCTTCGAGGACACATTCGATCAGATTACACGCAATGGGCTGCAGGATCGCCAGTCGCGCCGGAATGTGCTCGACCATCTCAGTTCAATTATTAAAGGCTGCAGCGAGGGCCAGAACACGCAGACAGATGAGGTGGCCGGCATAGCCGTAGTGGCGGCCATGCGATATCATCGACTGGCCAAGGACGATAATGGGGGTCGG GTATGCCTCATGGGCAAGTATCACAACATCCTGTACATCGCCCTGCGCACCTGCTGGGACTGGGGAGTGCGCGACTCCGAGGTGGTCGTCCAACTCTTGG TGGCCATTTATGAGTGTGAGAAGACTTTTGAGCGGATATTCCTGGGCGCTTTGTTTGGGCCACATGCCCCACACTTTATCGCTGGTTGGCGCAGCGACTTTCAGGATCAG CATGAAAATGTCCGGGCCGTGGTTTACTTTCTGAAGCATGCCACACGCGAGAAGCTCACGTTGCCCGTCTGGATACCGCGTTTCGAGGAGGAGCGACAGCTCAG ATACGGCGCCTCACCGCATCCCCCGGATGGAGGTACCTCGGTAATTCTGGCGCTGCTCGACAAACTAATTGAGAATGGCCGCAATTACAGCTACGAACTGGTGCTGTGCCTTAAGATACTGTTGCGAAACGTGGCCATGATTGAGATGCCCTTTAAG CCGCTGCTGTATGCCTCACGCAGGGAGATGTTCTTCGAGCGCTACGGCAGACTGTTAATCGACAAAATCATTGGCAAGGAGCAGGTGTATGGTGTTCCCTCACTGCGTCATCTATGTCG ATGCTGCATTCGCGATGTCCTCCGAGAGCAGAATCAACTGCCCAACGGCATCGACACTTTGAGGCTGCCTATGCGATTGCAGCGCTACATTGACCTCACGGAAGAGCTGGAGGGAGTCGAGgggcagccagagccaccagagcagccaaagccaaagccgggTAGTCGACTGGCAAGTGGCACGCAGCGGATGgacaccatcagcagcattaCCGAGAGCGAGGACGAAAGCGAGAACCGtgtccagctgctggaggcaGTCACGGATGCGGAAAAGGCCGCGGCAGCCGCGTTTGTGGCAACCAGCGATGGGGCGGTAACTGCCGAGGCCAAGcaggcagctgtggcagcctATGTGGCAGCCTGCAGACCCGAAGCCGATCCCGATTTCCCACCTATGCCCCAACAGGACGATGACGGGGGCCCTGCCCCAGAGCTTAGCTAG